Part of the Ardenticatenales bacterium genome is shown below.
TCAGCGCCCCTCCCGGTTACAGCGAGCACCAACTGGGCACGACCATTGACTTCGGCTCTCCTGAACTGCCCACCATCGTCGGCCAGGAAGACATCCAGTTTCACACCTATTTTTATCTCACCAGCGAAGGTCAATGGCTGGCAAACTATGCCCATCAATACGGCTTCACCCTCAGCTTTCCCCGCGACACCCTGGAAATCACCGGCTTCTACTATGAACCGTGGCATTTCCGCTACGTAGGCGTGGAACTGGCGACCATTCTGAAAAACCTGGGCGTCTCTTTCACGGAATACGCGCTGCAAAACCTGCCCCCGCCATGCGTGCCCTAAACCGTCCCCGCTCCTATTTGCTTCTCCTGGTCTGGCTGCTGCTAGGCGGGTGCCAGTCCGCGCTCCCCGCGGCGACTCCCATCGCGGCGCTGCCTACGTCCACGAACGCGCCACCTCCCGCCGGACCCCCGACGACGACGCCCCCGATGGCGACGTTACCGCCGCCGTCACCCACACCGTATGCCTCCGCCACGCCCATGCCGTCCCCAACGCTCTCGCCGACGCCGGCCCCGCTGATCATCCGCTTCCCTCCTGATTGGATGGAGATGATGATGGAGGCAGTAGGACAGGTGGCCGCGCAAATGCCGGCACGCCAATGGCTCCCGCAACCCGACACGACAACAGCCCCGGAGGAAGCGGACCTGCGATTGGTCGCCGGCGCCGCGGAAAACGGCGTCTTGATTGGCCGCGAACCACTGGCCCTGGCCGTCCCCTTCACGCACCCCTGGACGGAAAAATCATGGACCGACGCGCAAGACCTGAACCTGCCCCCCTGCCCCGCCCCCCCTATCACCACCCCATGCTGGCTGCCGTGGCGTCTGCTGCGCCCCCCGTTAAAGGCCGTTCCGCTGGATGGCCTGCTCCCATTTGAACCCGGCTATCCCGCCCGGCAGAGCTGGTCGCTCGTAGGTGCGGAGCCGGAAGCCGCCACGCTGCTCGCTCCCTTGCTGCGCCCGTTTCTCGCGCCGGCCCCACTCGTCTCCCTGGCCGCCGTGGGCGACCTGATGCTGGACCGCTCCCTCGGCTATCGCTTGACGCTGGGGGATGTGGACGTGCCCTTCGTGGACGTGGCGGACACGCTGCGCGCGGCAGACCTGACGGTGGGCAACCTGGAGTCGGCGCTGGGGGACGTAGGCGAACCGGTGCAGAAGAGCTACCGGTTCCAGGCCCCGCCGATTGCGGCGGAATCGCTGGCGCGCGCCGGTTTCGACATCCTTTCGCTGGCGAACAACCATGCGCTGGATTTTGGCGTGGAGGCGCTGCAACAAGGCATCGGGCTGCTGCTGGCGCAAGAGATCACGCCGATTGGCGCGGGAGCCGACCGCGCCGCCGCGCACGCACCTGCCCTGCGCACGGTGAACGGGGTGCGGGTGGCATTTCTCGCTTATGCGAATGTGCCCGTGGAAGGGCGCGGTTTTGATACGCGCAGTTGGGAGGCGGGACCGGATCGGGCCGGGCTGGCGTGGGGCGATCCGGAGCAAATTGCGGCGGACGTGGCGGCGGCGCGGCGGCAGGCGGATGTGGTGGTGGTGCTGCTGCATAGCGGGATTGAGTATCAGGCGCAGCCGTGGTCGGCGCAGATGGCGGCGGCGCAGGCGGCGGTGGATGCCGGCACGCAGTTGGTCATCGGACACCATGCGCACATCCTACAGGGGGTGCAGTTCGCGCCGACGGGGGTGATTGCCTATGGGCTGGGGAATTTTGCGTTTGAGATTGACGGACCGCCGGAGACGGCGATTTTGCGCGTGTGGTTGGACGAGGAGGGGGTGAAGATGTTGACGTTTGTGCCGGCATTTATCCAATTCGGAGGGGCGCCACGCCTGGCCACGCCCGCCGAAGCCGCCGCCATTCAGCAACAAATCGAAATCCTCACCCTCCCGTTGAACCCGTGAGCAGACGTCCCCGTCAATTACGTGATCTTCACACCATTTTGATTAAAATAGGTCAGGCGTTAGATGATTGTCTCTTTTCCGCATTCTTGCGCCTGGCCCTATCAACCGAGGAGGTGCGCCAGAACAAATCGCGTTACACACATGACCCGTCGCCATTATTCCCGGAGACACGCCAGTTCTACGCAAAGAGCGACCGCTTGCGTAGGGAAACCTGGCAAATCTTTTACGGACGGCGGCACAGTCACGACCCTTTCACATTCATGTAACCCAAACAAGTAGGAGAACCCACCATGAAATCACGTCTTACCTGGTTGCTGCTGTTGGCGGCCCTGTTAGCCATCGTCGTTAGTGGCAGCGCTCTGGCCGTGCGGGCGGCCAATCCTGATCAAAGCAAGTATGAAAGCAAAGTGGAAGCCGACGTACTCAACGCCTTGGCCGAAGCAGGAGAAACGGACTTCTTCGTCTGGATGACGGAGCAGGCGGACCTCAGCCCGGCCGCCGGCCTGAGTACAAAAGAAGCGAAAGGGCAGTTTGTTTTTGACACCCTGCGCGAGACCGCGGAACGGACGCAAAAAGAGTTGCGCCAATACCTGGATAGCCAGGCCGTCAACTATACGCCGTTCTACATTGCCAACAAAATCTACGTCGCTGCCGGCAATTCTGAAACCGTTCTGAGCATTGCCGCCCGCGCCGACGTAGCCCAAATCACGGCTAACCACGCTTTCCAACTGCAACCGCCCGTTGACCGCGCCCCCGCGCCCGATACCGTGGAAGCGATTGAACCCAACCTGACCTTCGTCCGCGCCGACGAAGTGTGGGACATGGGCTACGATGGCGAGGGCGTTGTCCTGGCCGGCAACGACACGGGTCTGGCCTGGAACGTGCCGGCAATCATCAATCATTATCGTGGCTGGAACGGCAGCAGCGCCGACCACAACTACAACTGGTGGGACGCTACCAACACCTATCCCACAGTCCCCAATGATGGTTTCGGCCACGGCACGCACACAGCCGGCACGATGGTCGGCGACGACGGCGCCGGCAACCAGATCGGTATGGCTCCGGGCGCAAAGACCATTCACTGCAAGAACATGACGGACGGCGGCTCCGGCACGGACCTGACCTTCACCACCTGCTTCCAGTGGGACCTGGCTCCCTGGGACCTGAGCGGGGCCAACCCCAATCCGGCCATGGCCCCCGATGCCGTCACCAATTCCTGGGGCTACTGGGGTGGCAACAATCCGGTGTTTGAGGACGAGATCGCCGCGCTGCAAGCTGCCGGCATCGCCATCGAAGTTTCCGCCGGCAATGAAGGCTCCGGCTGCGCCTCCCTGCGCTCCCCCGGCGACTACCTGCAAGTGATCACCACCGGCTCCGTCCAGCACAGCAGCGGCGTCCTCCCCGGCACGATCACCGGCTTCAGCAGCCGCGGTCCCTCCGACCTTTATCCCAACGACTACTTCCCCGATGTGATGGCCCCCGGCGAAAACATCCGTTCCTCGGTCCCCGGTGGCACGTATGAAGCCTGGAGCGGCACCAGCATGGCCGGCCCGCACGTCACCGGTTTGATCGGCCTTATGTGGTCCGCCAGCCCCGCGCTGCGCGGCGACATCGCCCAAACCTACGACGCCATCTACGACACGGCGGTCCGCCTCAGCGGACAAAACGGCTCCAACTGCGGCGGCGACTACGTCAATGGCCCGAACAACGACTGGGGTTTTGGCACGATTGACTCTGTGGCGGCGGTGGAAGAAGCCATCCTGCGCGGCGGCCCCAACTTCACGCTGACGGCAACGCCCGCTTCCCGCACCATTTGCGCCCCCAGCAATGCGCAGTACGCCATTGATCTGGGCCAGATTCTGGGTTACAACTATTCCGTGAATTTGAGCGCGACGGGCAATCCCGCGGGCACGGTGGTTAACTTCACGCCGGGCGCGGTGGTGCCTCCGGGCAATGCCACATTCACGGTCGGCAACACGGGTGGGGCAAATGCCGGCAGCTACGACATCACCATCACCGGAACCGGCACCGACCCCGAAGCAAAAACCCACAGCACCATGGTCAGCCTGAGCCTGTACAATGCCACACCGGGCGGGTCCACCGTCGTCTCCCCCATTGGCATTGATCAGCCGCTCGTGCCCATGTTCGAGTGGACCGCCGCCAACCAGGGGGCCGTCTACCTGCTGGTCGTGAAGAACATCAGCAGCGGCGCACTCCGCTACGCCGTCACCTCCGACACCAGCTACACCTTCGCTACGCCGCTGGACCCGCTGGCGATCTACGCCTGGTCCGTGCGCCCCTACAACCCCTGCGGCATGGGCAGCTTCGCCCAGTTCGGCTTCTTCCGCACCCAGGACATCCCGCCCATCCTCGTGGTGGACGACGATGACAACGCCCCCGACGTGCGTGCCACCTACACCGGCGCGCTGGATGCGTTGGGCCTCGGCTACGACGTGTGGGACACGGGCAACAGCGACAACGAGCCGGACGCCGCCTACCTGCAACAGTACGAAGTCGTCATCTGGTTCACGGGTGACGAGTTCGGCGGCGCGGCAGGTCCCGGTTCGGCGGGTGAATCCGCCCTGGCGACCTACCTGGACGCCGGCGGTTGCTTCCTCATCAGCAGCCAGGACTACGTCTGGGACCGCGGCGTGACGGGCTTCATGCAAAGCCACCTGGGCATTGCTTCCGCCACCAGCGACGTGAGCCAGACGACCGTCACCGGCGCGGCCATCTACGCCGGCCTCGGCCCCTACACCCTGGCCTACCCCTTCACCAACTACAGCGACCTGCTGAACCCGGCGGGTGGCGCGGCCACGGGCTTCAATGGCAACCAGGGCAGCGCCGCCGTCGTCAGCGGCACGCACAAGGCCGTCTTCATGGGCTTCCCCTATGAGGCGATCCCCGCCGCCGGTCGTGGCCCGGTCATGGCCACCACGCTCGGTTGGTGCAACCAATAACCAGGTTGAGATTGGTCCAATCTTGAAGATTGGACCAATCTTACGATTCCCGCGCGACAACTCCGGCGCGAGTGGCATGGCAACCCACCTTGCCACTCGCGCCCTCCGTACTTCATACCTCATACCTCACACCTCATACCTCCAAAGGAACACCCATGGGCAACATTGACTGGGAAGGCTTTATCGAAAAGAAGATTCGGGAGGCGATGGAAAAGGGCGAGTTCAGCAATTTGCGCGGCGAGGGTCGTCCGTTTAGCGAGATGGAGGAGAATCCATTTGAGGACCCGGATCAGCGGCTGGCGTTTCATATGCTGAAGAGCAATGGGTTCACGCTGCCCTGGATTACGCGACGGCAGGAGATATTGACACAGGTGGAACGTGCCGGCATTCCCCTCCGTCGCAGTTGGGAAATCTACCAACACCGCATCCAGTTCCGCCCCAACGATGCCCAGGCGGAAGCCAACTGGCAGCGCGCCTACGCCCAATTCACGCAACGCCTGGCGGAAATCAATAAACAGATCGACGACTATAACCTGATGGTCCCCTCCGACGTGTTTCGCATGTTGCCCCTGTACCCGGAACGGGAACTTGCGCGACTGACCGCGCCGCATTCCTGAAAGGAGAAAATCCCTCATGGCCGAGCTAAAGACCCAGAAAAACGACCAAAGCGTGGATGCCTTCCTGCAAACCGTGGCGGACGAACGAAAGCGGCAGGATTGCTATGATCTCCTGGCGCTGATGCAAGAGGTGACGGGAGCAGAGCCGGTTATGTGGGGCAGCAGCATCATAGGCTTTGGCAGCTACCATTACAAATACGCCAGCGGGCGTGAAGGCGAATGGTTCCTCACCGGTTTCGCCCCGCGCAAACAGAACCTGACGCTCTATATCATGGCCGGATTTGACCAATATGGAGAATTGATGTCTAAGTTGGGCAAACATTCCACGGGTAAATCTTGCCTGTACATCAAGCGGCTTGCGGACGTAGACCAAGACGTTCTGCGCCGATTAGTCGCGCTTTCGGCGGAACACGTCGCCCGTACCAACGCCTGAACCCGGCATAACCCACCCCAATCCCGGAGGAGTTGCCTGACATGCCCGATCCCACCCAATTCCAGACATTGTTCGCTTATCACTGGCATACCACCGACCGCCTGATCACCTGC
Proteins encoded:
- a CDS encoding DUF1801 domain-containing protein; translated protein: MAELKTQKNDQSVDAFLQTVADERKRQDCYDLLALMQEVTGAEPVMWGSSIIGFGSYHYKYASGREGEWFLTGFAPRKQNLTLYIMAGFDQYGELMSKLGKHSTGKSCLYIKRLADVDQDVLRRLVALSAEHVARTNA
- a CDS encoding DUF1992 domain-containing protein, translated to MGNIDWEGFIEKKIREAMEKGEFSNLRGEGRPFSEMEENPFEDPDQRLAFHMLKSNGFTLPWITRRQEILTQVERAGIPLRRSWEIYQHRIQFRPNDAQAEANWQRAYAQFTQRLAEINKQIDDYNLMVPSDVFRMLPLYPERELARLTAPHS
- a CDS encoding S8 family serine peptidase produces the protein MKSRLTWLLLLAALLAIVVSGSALAVRAANPDQSKYESKVEADVLNALAEAGETDFFVWMTEQADLSPAAGLSTKEAKGQFVFDTLRETAERTQKELRQYLDSQAVNYTPFYIANKIYVAAGNSETVLSIAARADVAQITANHAFQLQPPVDRAPAPDTVEAIEPNLTFVRADEVWDMGYDGEGVVLAGNDTGLAWNVPAIINHYRGWNGSSADHNYNWWDATNTYPTVPNDGFGHGTHTAGTMVGDDGAGNQIGMAPGAKTIHCKNMTDGGSGTDLTFTTCFQWDLAPWDLSGANPNPAMAPDAVTNSWGYWGGNNPVFEDEIAALQAAGIAIEVSAGNEGSGCASLRSPGDYLQVITTGSVQHSSGVLPGTITGFSSRGPSDLYPNDYFPDVMAPGENIRSSVPGGTYEAWSGTSMAGPHVTGLIGLMWSASPALRGDIAQTYDAIYDTAVRLSGQNGSNCGGDYVNGPNNDWGFGTIDSVAAVEEAILRGGPNFTLTATPASRTICAPSNAQYAIDLGQILGYNYSVNLSATGNPAGTVVNFTPGAVVPPGNATFTVGNTGGANAGSYDITITGTGTDPEAKTHSTMVSLSLYNATPGGSTVVSPIGIDQPLVPMFEWTAANQGAVYLLVVKNISSGALRYAVTSDTSYTFATPLDPLAIYAWSVRPYNPCGMGSFAQFGFFRTQDIPPILVVDDDDNAPDVRATYTGALDALGLGYDVWDTGNSDNEPDAAYLQQYEVVIWFTGDEFGGAAGPGSAGESALATYLDAGGCFLISSQDYVWDRGVTGFMQSHLGIASATSDVSQTTVTGAAIYAGLGPYTLAYPFTNYSDLLNPAGGAATGFNGNQGSAAVVSGTHKAVFMGFPYEAIPAAGRGPVMATTLGWCNQ
- a CDS encoding CapA family protein — encoded protein: MRALNRPRSYLLLLVWLLLGGCQSALPAATPIAALPTSTNAPPPAGPPTTTPPMATLPPPSPTPYASATPMPSPTLSPTPAPLIIRFPPDWMEMMMEAVGQVAAQMPARQWLPQPDTTTAPEEADLRLVAGAAENGVLIGREPLALAVPFTHPWTEKSWTDAQDLNLPPCPAPPITTPCWLPWRLLRPPLKAVPLDGLLPFEPGYPARQSWSLVGAEPEAATLLAPLLRPFLAPAPLVSLAAVGDLMLDRSLGYRLTLGDVDVPFVDVADTLRAADLTVGNLESALGDVGEPVQKSYRFQAPPIAAESLARAGFDILSLANNHALDFGVEALQQGIGLLLAQEITPIGAGADRAAAHAPALRTVNGVRVAFLAYANVPVEGRGFDTRSWEAGPDRAGLAWGDPEQIAADVAAARRQADVVVVLLHSGIEYQAQPWSAQMAAAQAAVDAGTQLVIGHHAHILQGVQFAPTGVIAYGLGNFAFEIDGPPETAILRVWLDEEGVKMLTFVPAFIQFGGAPRLATPAEAAAIQQQIEILTLPLNP